Within Quercus lobata isolate SW786 chromosome 5, ValleyOak3.0 Primary Assembly, whole genome shotgun sequence, the genomic segment CCGTGTTTTTTAAAGTGtgagaaaatattgtagccGCAAGTTATACTCTGTATTCTTCCCTGATAATAATGAAATCCTTGCAACTCCATGGACGTAGGTAAATTGCCGAACcatgtaaatattgtcttgtacgtgtgattgtctttctttggcgtgtgttttctctattttttttgtttctcacaggttgggaattttggttaaattccctactaCAATACGTTGTTCACAACTTTCATCAAATATCTAGTTCGAACGAAAAAACCCAAACTGAGAGTGATTCTAAGAGCTATATGAACTGTGTCATGAATAAAGAAGTTGTTGACAAACTTCGTTGCCGACATTCAAGATTTAATTTCGAACCAAAGCAATGCGAACTTTTGATGTTGGGCTTAGGCTTCCCTACTTTTGCAAAGTCAATTCAGAAGGATTGCCTGGGTCTTGCTTGACCAGGGAgattccttctctttttcttgggATGTTTGGCTGTTTTGTTTCAAACTGTAACCCTTTGAAATAAGAGGATCAAAGTATAAGTTCAAAAAACCTCAAGGAGGGTTTTCTAATTTCTCTAAACTTTTCTATTTAAGAAGATTTAGCTAGAAACGAAAGTTGGTGCTTCACAATATTTCTCAATGGAGTGGCCTTCAGTGAGATCTTTGCTATGGGTTTTAGTACTTGTTGCTCACATTCATGAGAGCAAAGGTTGTATTGAGGAAGAGAGGATGAGTCTGCTAGAATTGAAGGCCTTTTTGAAATTCAGTACTAATTATATCAAACCTCTTCTTCCATCGTGGCTTAATGAGGCGAAGAGTGAGTGTTGTGGTTGGGAGCGGGTAATGTGTAACGCCACCACAGGCCACGTGATTGAGCTCTACCTCTCCAATATAAACCAAGGAACTCATGTCTATTCTGATAATGAATCTAATTATTATCCAGAAAATTGGTTCCTAAACGGGTCCTCGTTGCTGACTTTCAAGGAGCTAAGAATTCTTGATCTATCTCATAATGGAATTGGTGGTTGGCTAGGAAATGAAGGTATGTGTGATTTGTTTCTACTTTTAaaacccccctccccccccccaaaaaaaaaaaaaaaaaaaaaaaaaaaaaaaaaaagctagaagaagaagaaacattatttttagtgttttgattctaacacattttttcatcaatttttatatgttaaaatgTGGATATTTTTGTAACAATTGTGAATATGAGCATGAATAGTACGTAGATACAAACAAGTGTGAAAGTATTTTTTTCCCTATCATTATGACATGTTAAAAATATGCCTTTATAGAAACTCTTCACTTTTCCCTCCAATCcagaattaaaaattaaaaaaaaaatctttgagcTATTCATGTCTTGTTAAGGATAAAGGGTAATGCATAATAGATTTGAGTCAAATGGATTATCTCTAATTTGAATGGATTGCGAGATTTCAATTTactcaaattataaattttccaAACTTAATCCTGCCAAAATAGaccattcttctttctttctttctttctttttatttttatttaagtcaAACTGATCTTTACCATtcctctttctttatttatttttattttggttgagatacgaaataataaaatgaatatgaaaagaaatagaagcactgttatgaaaaaaaaaaaaaattattcttatattcCATGACATTAATGGCCATGGTTGTTATACATATACTGAGGGTACATATGCATTTGATGGTTTAAAACACCCACATATATTTAGTAGGAAACAAATGTTGAAAGAGTGTGGGTGGTATCTTCTACAGCGCCGTGTGAGTTTCTccacacatgtaccaaacacaaGGGTGTTTTGAACTCGGACTTAGGCCTACCCATCCCACCAAATGGTGTGAAACTTGAACACAAGTGCTTATGGTGAGGAATTCGAGCTCATACCACCCCCACTGACAAGCTTCGGTGATATTAGAAACACACACATTAATTTCGATGGTACATTGAGAAGTgccacattattattattattattattatttgagaagCAACACATGGATGAATGAGTGGACGTGATATGCATTACCAGGGTCTCCGGCACTCTCATGAATAGAGTCGAGATCTCCGTCCAGGTAGGAGTAGGAGTCCAGTGCCTGGTTCAAGCTCTATTCACTGACTACAGGCGATCCCGAAACCGTATCGCTGCCCGGGGAAGCAGTCCACGAAGACTCGACAATCGGGGACTCAGAGGGGGTCTCGGGAGCATGATGGTAAGATGCCTGGTCCCCCTCTGGAGGAGGTGGCGCATCCAAAATGGGTTGGTTAGAGTTGTTACTCGCCGAGCTTTCCGCAGGCGGAACAACCCTACCTCCACGTTACCACTAACTAGGCCAAATAGGCaatcgcctaaggcccccaaggGGAACAAGACTCCTGAATTTTACCAATAAAGATATTTTTATACTTATAAAAGTATTAAGTAGGCCCTAAATATTAGccaatagattataaaatagtAACACAAtggacaaaacaaaatgttacaataatttcacaatatttctaAATTAGCATTCCAATTCACACATTGGCTCACTATAATCTCTAAATCTTTTTTCCTAGCTAATTtagaaatattgtgaaattggTGTCTCCATAGCATTACTCAAAagaatttgtttaaaataatgttacattcacaatattttcacaacaaatcttatgcgATAGTCTGTTATTGataggtaaaaaagtaatgtcaaCGGTGAGcccaaattagaactaataacagaTTACCACCTAGGATTTTTAGTGAAATTGCTGCGAATATAGCacaattttaattgtttatcaAAGACAAAAAACTGTTGAGGGgtagggggagggggagggggaggggggagatTAGCAAAGTGTAGGTGGACTGATGTCCACTAAAGGATTCTCTAGATAATTTGTTACTAACAATGAGcacaatataataataaaaaagggtgaaaatctcaaaaaatgactaaaaacaATTTcgagaaaaattatttaaaaatttagataaacAACTCACATAGGAACaagaaattcattaaaaatataaaaaaatattttcatctaaacaAATTAGAAGAATagattttaagtaaaaataataatattaaccgaatttaaatatataaaatgccTCAATTTAAACATCACCTTAGGCTCCGAAATTCCTTGGGGTGCCCCTATCATTACTTGCCAAGTTGCCAGATAAACAATTTCGCTTGTGACATATTCACCTGATAGATTATACCATTTGTTACACTCGCCTGGATACAATTTcaagtgcaatttttttttttttcaatgacaTATTCGCCTGTATAATTCGTACTTAGGTAGCATTATATATTCTTGGTATTAGGTAGTATTAGCCTAATATAGGTTGTCAAGTGTCTTATACCTCAACTATCATTTTCAAAACACTCATggttcaaaatttaaatcccCCTAGAACTCCttgtaactatcaaataataataataataataataataataataataaaacaggTAGCATTGTGCCCTCTCAATTCATCGCCCTTTGCCAAATAGTTGGTCCTTGCTTATGTTCATTTCTTTACACTCTTTATGTGGCCTTAGTCCTTACAAAACCTAGGTCCATATGTCTTGCTTGGCCATGTGGAGCATAATTTGTATTTGACTCGGTTTGTGACCTGACTTTACTTGGAAGTATTATGgttttaaattgtattttttatgaaGCTTAGTCTATAGAACAAAGGCTTGGGCCAACATACCCATTTTGGACccattttttggtttatttatttgacCCTTCATATTAgggtttattatattttaaactttacACATTGCTTCACAGGTTCTAAGAATTAACTTAAATTCCTAACATTTCTTGGTGACgatagttttaattaaaaatttataccCACCTCAAgatttttgtatataaatatgCCCCTTCATACATACGATTATAAAgtggtttcaaattttttttttttttttttatacaagatagaaattcgattttagcctaatttaagtgtatatgtgtgtaaagtcTTGGAAACTTAAACCCCGGTCCTTGCCCTCCCCCTATCCCACAAAAACTTTGTGCTTGTAaagtgaccatcacaccaaggGTGCGTGGTAGTGTGGTTCAAGAAGTTGAATTGTCCGTAGATTTTTCTTAagaatttcaaatatatatatatacacacacacacagtatTAGGGTTTTGGACCCTAGTTGtctcaaattttatcaaaatcttAGCCAAATAATTAATAATGCATTAGATCTGAATCAATTAAACATTAAACAAGCACAAATCACATGAACACCAAgaatgatgacccaagaaagcTTTTGAAATTGtggttttaaaataaaaaacctggggaggatttaacctaaacaaTCCTCAAGTCAATATATCCATTAAATAGAATCGAAGTTTATACAATAGACTTAACTATAAATCTACTGTTACCTCATGTTGTACTTACTAGCGTGACCACACGTagctccgaatccatggactctTCTATTCTGAACTGTTgcacacaaactctcctattTGTAACTTTGAGATTTCCACTTAAAGGTTTTAGACCAATAACTGTGGTTAACTGATTTCTCTATGGCTTCATATAGATCTGCACTATAGCAGCAGCAACACCATGTTGATCTTTCTCTATGTGCTCTTGAACTCTCACGGGTTGAATAAATGGCGGCTTAGATCTACTTTGAAAGTCTCAAGTATAGTGAGATTGAGAGAAAATTGGATATACGAACCATAGCAGCACATACagtgatttctctctctaaaaagccccTCTAGGGATAGCTTGTGATGTCCTTTAAATAGCACAACAAATGAATTATGAATCAGGCTTGAAACGACCAGGTTATGGTCTTTTTCACGTTTCAGATTTTCGCTAATATTGCAATCTCGATCAGTTGAGCCAGGTGTCAAACTTGTAATCGAAAATCTcaattgatcgagccgagggtcgaGCCAGGTGTCGAATTGACAGAAACTTGTTTTCTTGCTTTGAACTTAATTCTTTCTTGATATGAACTTGTGTCTTTGTCTTGGACTATAAAATACACCTTTAACACACTCAAGACCCACCAAAAACATTACAAATGAATTACATTTGATCATGGTTGCCAACTACAAAAATATGGATTCTACATTTAGTACAGGTTCAAAAAGCTTGTCAAGATTGGGGAACTTGGAGACATTAAATCTTGCTGACAACAGCTTCAACAAGAGCTTTATCAAATCATTGAGTGCAATCAAAGCCCTTAAGAACTTGAATCTTAGTTGGAATTGGCAGGGACTAAAAGGATCCTTTCCTGCCCAAGGTATGTCTATTTTTCATATTACTTTACAGAATCTGTAATAAATTCCAATCAATTTAGTTTTCCTAAAATTCTCTTTTTTACAGAATTATCAGCTTTGGAAAACTTGGAGAACTTGGATTTAAGTTCTAACCAACTTAATGGCTCCATAACAACCCAAGGTAATAAAGAGTACCGTTGCAATTTTTGATAGCTTCATGGCTACTTAACACTATGTCTCtcatctatatttatatatatctaaaagctgagaCGTAGAATTTAATGTTGTTGTACTCCTATTAAGCCATCTCATCaaccacaacatttttttttttttttaatttcctttatgatttttctattttattttatataaaataattaaatatagttaatggAAAAACCTGTTAATGCACTTCATTACTATTCAAcatattactattcatttgttttaaatgcaAATACTTGACTATTCAACTGCccaaattgatttcaacttttcattttcttctttctaatttcaagtaattgttaaaattgaataattcaTTATCATTTAGTGGATATGATAAGATTCTGATAATTTAGTGGAAGTAGGGAAGAAGGAATTAAGAATTGGAACAAGGAACAaggtagagagaaagaatagGGAAGTAAAACAATGAAATTCTTATCTACATGACCTTCACAATCCTTACCCCATAACCAACTAACTACCTACTTGATACCCTGGCCCAACCAACTAACAGCCTACAATAGCAATACAATAGCAATATAGTTTATCTGCACTAGTCACTGCACACTCCCATGCACCCACATGCAGGCACACACGCACACCCCTACAGGTATATACGTACCACCttgcacacacacacgcacacccCCCTACACACCCTTACACACTACAACTGTCACACCTATTTACAAATATCTACAAATATCAACAATAGCAGATATCAACAATAGCCTACAACTGTCACAATGCCTACTTACAAATATCTACAAATATCCACAATAGCATACAACCACCGTCACAATACAATACCTATCAAGATACATGCACATGTTTACTATTCATTACAAATGTTACTATTCATTAGATGCAAATGTTGAACTATATTAAGCTATccaaattgatttcaactttttttttcttctttctaatttcaagtaattgaatatttaaacttttcatattcctgttctaaaggaaaaaaaaaaaaaaaaaaaactcttcttctcttcctccaaCTTTTCGCCTCCTTCTTTGCCTCTTTTTCTCCCTACTACTCTTCACTTTACCGTTAAACTTTCTTCATCATTtcctctttcttatattttaactcttcttctccccttcatattttgtataaatttgatatcatttatttgattcaatccatatttttttccacacaaaaactgtaagtactctctctctctctctattgcttgattttttttttttttcttataactctaatttaggttgatggtttttttatttaattttttttgtgttgtattttttaaatttcctatCACAAATTACTTTTAtagctttggttgaattttggttttggttgaTATGTAGTctttatttaaaatagaaatttgagtttatatcaaaacaaaatatacatggcTATGAATTTGAATGTGCCTACCAATGGACTTCCACTGAACAGAGATgtattcacaatttttttagctttataTACTTCTTTGGTAATGtgaatttgagaaagagaaaagggtaGGCAAAGGATGTATGGTCTTTCATAATCCCCTATGTCTTGAAGAAAGTGGAGGGCCTATTAGTCTCCCTTCTACTGGAATTTTGTATAGAAAGCCTTTTGCTATAAGTTCCttgactttttgttattttgtaatCGCTTTATAGTCTATACtgtgacaaaaaattaataaagttttttttatttggagagtatcaaaaaagtaaaaaaaaaaaaaaaaaaaatttaggatagTAATTTTGTATAGTTGCATCCCATGtgtttggtaaatttttttgtagaaatcttatatgtttttggtcattttattacaaataattaGCATCTCCACCATCAAATTTTTAGTTAATCTGAACTTTCTTAGTAAGCTTTTACTTTACTTAGTTGATCATCTTTactaaaaattccaaaaagaaaataagataaaatataatttactttaTAGCATCATTATgctattaatgtttttatgtataGATACTTAaggaactttttctttttgcattttattttgttttatatttccACTTTATAATAAATGATTTATTGATAATGATCTATTgcatagttatttttatttattttttcacttagTTTCAAttgagaggaagaaagagacgGGGATCTatgtttttgagaaaaatatatctATAAGAGTTAAATCTCATACATCtgtatagtaataaacaaagtATACATagtgtacgtttttagaccccttaaaacacaagttgtttaacctagttattgagccaagtgattacttagataaattattcaaatctaggttaataCAAGTAAATCATATAATGTAAAcaatgcagaaaataaataacacaacgatatgataacccaggaaaaccaaactggtaaaaaccctggggaggatttaacctagctctcctcaaggtaaaatagatccattatgaaagaactgaaatttttacaatagcAACTTAAACCACTAATATCttattgctacctcaagtagaaaacttactaccacgaccacgagacagctccgagtccacgtaCTACTTCTTTCTTCATCCACAACAACTACAattactcccacttgtgttttctttaagctctttgaAATAGCAACTAAAGCGATCATCAAgatctcgacatcaatcttgatcttgataaccctaagtatgtatgaaggcaaacacctctagatctcacaagagattcacacacacatcatatcaacaacctctaaaacgtggctagggtttttctttttatacttgaagcaaaatataaaaccctaaacgtcatatgggcttgggctaagttggaaaattctgcaaaaaaacaatctacacgagttttgatcgatcgagtctaattttcaatcaatcgagccttgcagaaattgaatagtaattttttgcaattactcgattccaactttatacaaaaacacactttgagcaacctaaatctagactaaatgttttgatcatggtttgtcaacatatatatattgaagttctaatacattagttactaatttcttagaacctaacaaactccccctttggcaatccgtgacaaaacacataccaaaacaaaaatgctcaaagttacaaaacagcCTATTACAACAAAATGCCCTAAAATAATTCAActtaactactatctatcagttgccaATGTAGACAGCAGCAtgactgaatcaacctgtatattcctATGACActcaaaaaacacataaatgcatgtgtggaaaatacaagtaaaaacaaaataaattcttgatttcacaaaatagaaaataaaaaacatatatcatgaataacctcataatataaatcaatagcCAAAGTAGcacatgtgaaacaagaaacataaataaaaacataatgtcTCCCCTTAACATATACAACccataagaaaataaatacatcacaagccaaaaacatatacaaaaagctcctagatacaatctaaagctccaaaaacaTCAAAACTCCCCCTATCTCCTTCAGTATGCACTCCTtctttttgtgacgaattgtcaaagggcaatcaagactcatcatcaaaaggaggcgGTGGAGATTGTCTAGCACTCACCAAATCAGCACGCAAAGCCTGAAGCTCCATGAGCAtatccaccaaaatctgtccctGAGCCGCCTGAACAGTCATGACAATCTCCAACATACTTCGCAAAGAAGCATCGCTCGAAGAAGAAGTCAGTGGAGGATCAACAACGGCTGTGGAATCGACATACTCCTCAGCTGTAGGGTCGCCAGAAGAAGGAGGCTGAGATGCAACACCTGTAGAAGACTCGACTCGAGGGCGTTTAGAGCTAGCTTTCAACTGAGCAGCTCTTTGCCTAAGGAAGGTGACACCTATGGGGGCAATAACATGGACATGCTCGGATGCAGGAAAATCCTCTATACCTAGAtgtaacaaaatcctatgaataaaaacaggaaagaaaagaccatgtgatttagaactactcctatgaacctcaaccaAAGAACGAATGAAAAGGGTAGGAAAACTCATAGGAGTATCAGTCacaagggcatacaaaaatgcacatctctcaATAGAAATGGTGTgcaagtgagagataggccaaagAAAATGACAAGCAATTCGGAAAAACAGATAGTTGAGCTTAGTAAGCTCATGAGTAGTGATATGAGGATCGGAACCCCATCTAATGGAAGTACCAGTAATGTAAGACCTGATCTCATCAAGGGGAGGGTCCTCATCATAAGGATAGACAGGTTGTTGTACCAAAGGTACACCAAGAGCAGAGGCCACTACCTGAGGAGTAATGACATACTCTTCTCCCTTTATCCAACTCTTCACAAACTGAATGTTGGATGAAGTggagtggacagagaggtttgagtagaactctctaatcaacaCAGCTGGAGGGGGATGTGAAATGTCCAAAAGTGGTAACCAACCCTGACTCTCAAAGTTCCTACATATCTTAGGATCTAACTCATCAAGGATCACTTTACGCTCAGCCCACACCGATCTAAAGATGTAAAGTTTCTCATAATTCTCTTGATGTTTCTCGGTTCTAAACCTATCACTCTCAAAGgcagaagaagaggaagaggaggtTTTCCTGTTGGCTCTATTTTTCTTAACCATGATGCTAAAaggttaaaagaaaaacaaaaaacagagaccaaagaaagaaaacaaagaaaaccaagggcagactgcatcAGACAAGGTTAGAGATAAAACAACAATAGAAGATATCATtttatatgatgcatgaactaAATGAACAAATGATGCATGCTTTAATGCATTGAAAACAATTCAATTACACTTTAGAAACCAACAATTGACTTGAACATAGAGTTTTAgtacaaaaaccccaaaattggaaaatactcaatctcaaaaatccaaccaaattgatcaattaaTCATTATACTAGTTAGTAAACATCATATAATGAGTTAATCAATCAATTACACAAgtcaattttatcaattttagtctaattgaacaaaatccccaatgtttaaagtttcaagccctagaatttcaaatttgtcccaaaacacaattttaatca encodes:
- the LOC115990010 gene encoding receptor-like protein 15, translating into MEWPSVRSLLWVLVLVAHIHESKGCIEEERMSLLELKAFLKFSTNYIKPLLPSWLNEAKSECCGWERVMCNATTGHVIELYLSNINQGTHVYSDNESNYYPENWFLNGSSLLTFKELRILDLSHNGIGGWLGNEGSKSLSRLGNLETLNLADNSFNKSFIKSLSAIKALKNLNLSWNWQGLKGSFPAQELSALENLENLDLSSNQLNGSITTQGNKEYRCNF